The region TTGCGGAATAAAATTAGATCCTCCTCGCCACTCACTAGGTTAGTTGTGGTTGCCGCTCTTCGTTTCTTTCATTCCCAGGTTAGCCCCCTTCATTGGGTCTTTAAATCTTATTCTTGCTACTtcatttctttttgtgtttttttcCCTTTGATCTTTCACTAAAGGGATCTGCTTCGTTGCCTTTTGTCTACCAGGAAGCAGAGCTTACGATCACAACTTGAGCTCAAAAAATGTCAGGGTAAGTGAATACTTTTTTTCATCTCTAAAAGTTCAAGGCCATGTTTATTAGAAGAATATCAATGGTTTTTGCCATAAATTTTGATCCGGTTGTTGGGTTTGTTTTAGATCTccatttgatttgaaattgttTGCATTTTTCATTATATAGGCTTTGGGTTTTGTTTGTTTAAGTGCGGAAATAAGTTGCTGTGGTGTTTTATTGTAATGATCATATAGTTTGCTTTGTATTTTATTTGAGATGATCTGCATACTTGGTTTCACTTGTTTGTTTTGTTCTAGAAATTACAAGTACCGAATTCGaaaatttggattttgatttcttttGGCATATAAATTGTGAGAATGAAATAGCATTAAGTAGTGTATAAATTAGTCAAAGTTTAATTTAAGTATTGTTGAGGGGAGGTTGGTCTTGGACCCTCAGACAGTGGAGGTATTGTGCCTGGGGTGTCTATGCTCGCTTTTAGCCCTGTGTTCTGTTTCCTTACTCGAAGGAGAGCCCAACGGGTTCACGAAGTTTGGGTAGCGTCTCGCCACCAAGGAAATGTGAGCATTTGGCCGTCCGTGGCTAAAACTGAGCATAGACACTCTGGGCACAATAGCTTTACTGTTTGAGGGTCCGAGACCAACCTCCCCTCAGGAAGTATGTATTAGAAAGgtttaaaatacatgaatttcaAGTCACATGTATCTGTAGGAATCATGGATTTGGAAAATAATGATGAATGTTGCatttatatttgtgttttgtgtatTTGTTTTCGAATCATTCCATTTTGCTACATCTAGATATTAAGCCTTATTTGGATTCCATTTTTCCCAACATATATTTTTGGCAGCTTCACAACCCATCATGATCCCCCAAACTTCTGCTTCTGTCTTTATTTGTTTCTTTGAAAGATGTGATGCTTTTTTATTCGGTTTTTAGTTTTTACTTCATCTGTACGTGTTTACATTGTATTCTACCTTATTGTTTTTGCAGAGAAGAAGTTGCGGTTGCCCAACTGGACGCAGCAGCAGTCATTGGTGAGCCAATGGACATTAACACAGCCTTGCCACTTGTGATTAGGAAGTCAAAAGCTCACAGTGGGCTTGCTTGAGCCTTACACGAAGCTGCCAAAGCAATTGAAAAACACAATGCGCATCTTTGTGTTATAGCCGATGACTGTGATCAGCCAGATTATGTTAAACTGGTTAAGGCCCTCTGCGCTGATCATAATGTTAAAATGCTACGTGCCCCCAGTGCCAAAGCTCTCGGCGAGTGGGCTGGTGTAAGTAAATTCTCATCACTCAGTTATTGAGCACGAATTATTTATCTTTTGCTTATGCAACCGAATTGAAAGAGCCATAACCCATTACTGTAAATGCTAAATGTGCTTCATTGATGCATGCAGTTATGCAAGATAGATTCCGAGGGGAAAGCAAGGAAGGTAGTTGGCTGCTCTTGTGTAGTTGTCAAGGTATGGACATATTTGTTGATCCaatccatttttctttctttaacctcattttttatttgtatttatgaaTGTCGGGATTTATCTTATTCTTATCTTGCAGGATTACGGTGAACAACACGAGGCTGTTGAGGTTGTTCAGCAGCACAAGGATTAAGCAAATTAGAGGAtggttcctttttttttttgtagaagcagatttttgttttgtgttttatgGATTTGATAGTGAACAACAGACCAATGATGTTGAGCTTCTTTGAGAAATGTTGCAATGCTGAGTTGCTGCCTTGCTGGTGTggttgattgaaatatatataaattcatgggGTTGTGGTTTTAATAAGTTGCTCTgatttttcattgtttttaaGCTAAAAATATCAAGTACATCCTTGTATTAGAAGATGTAATATAAGTTGGATTGTATTTTAtcttctttaattaatttttgtattttaaattaaagagtaaattgattattATTACAACAgaataaatgaatgaaatttttaataaaaaaattaaaattttaatttaatatgtagagattaatttattaattttttaataaagaggtaaaatacaattttaaatgGTTGTATCGTACTTTTACATTGTTTTTAAATATTGGCATTAAATTTAATGAATGTTGAAATAtattcaagatataattttttaaatatattcggaatacataaaaatattggaaaataaattaatatactttTGCCTAtgtatttatcaaaaaaaaaatcaccaaagaaaaaattttaaaattgtatttgtaatcggagattttataaaatttacttttaaggAAATTTGACGCCAGTCAATTCTTTGAACTCCACACAACGTGGCGGTTCCCCATTGGTTGTTTCCAAACGCGTTGTACCAGGAAAAATTCTAATCAGCTGCGTCGCACTCCACGCTAACCAAAAAAATTCAACAACcaattaaaaaagtattaaaatttaattttggggTGTTTGCTGTAGGGTTTAATAGTGAGCTtcgtctctctctctctccctctttcGCAGAAGCCGAAAAAGCTCTCTgctttattatcattttttcttttttgcatttttttccaCTGAAAAATTCTCTTCGTTGGAACTGAAAACGGGGACGGAATTTATAGGCTAACAATCTTTTTATTAACATGGAAGCGACGATGATTAGTAACTCGGAATTGAGAATCGAAGCTGAAATGGAGGAGCGTTCGGATCTTGGAAACGGGTCATTGGATTCTGCTTCTATCAGTTTTGACATTTCTAAGAAAAAGATCGAGTTTCATCCAGCGAGGAAGCCCTTTAATGCGTTTAAAAGTTTCGACGATGGGGATTTTAGAATCGAGACGCTGAACACTGGGTCGGATACGAAGCGTGTAAACGGGGTGGGATCTGATCTATTGAGTGCTAAAGGAAGGAAGGCTGATGGGACGGATAAGTGGGAGACTGGTTTGGATCCAATTCTCGGTTTGAAGATTAGTTTTCGTAAAATTGTAAGCTTTTATTTCGAGTTCTATTATCTTGGTGGCGTTTAGTATTTgcttaattttatgaatttattg is a window of Gossypium hirsutum isolate 1008001.06 chromosome D08, Gossypium_hirsutum_v2.1, whole genome shotgun sequence DNA encoding:
- the LOC107948708 gene encoding LOW QUALITY PROTEIN: 40S ribosomal protein S12 (The sequence of the model RefSeq protein was modified relative to this genomic sequence to represent the inferred CDS: substituted 1 base at 1 genomic stop codon) is translated as MSGEEVAVAQLDAAAVIGEPMDINTALPLVIRKSKAHSGLAXALHEAAKAIEKHNAHLCVIADDCDQPDYVKLVKALCADHNVKMLRAPSAKALGEWAGLCKIDSEGKARKVVGCSCVVVKDYGEQHEAVEVVQQHKD